The Thermosynechococcus sp. genome has a segment encoding these proteins:
- a CDS encoding DUF1614 domain-containing protein, with translation MIYLPVTALLFVLLLLSLPFFWLAIAFDAVQVAVAKLGFSPTAASVLLLMVILGSTINIPLYERVSTVAIVPDFEELWLSRFWGIPLRKIQQKTIVALNVGGGLIPTLLALYQFTRVSPLAILLVTLIVAVVSYYSAQVVPGIGIQMNALVAPLTAAMTAILISGGIAAAPIAFAGGVLGTLIGADLLHLREIERMSAGVLSIGGAGVFDGIALCGLFALLLT, from the coding sequence ATGATTTATCTGCCCGTTACTGCCCTGCTGTTTGTGCTGCTGCTCCTGTCGCTGCCTTTCTTCTGGCTGGCGATCGCCTTCGATGCCGTACAGGTGGCCGTTGCCAAGTTGGGCTTTTCACCGACTGCTGCCTCGGTCTTACTGCTGATGGTGATTCTCGGCAGTACAATTAACATTCCCCTCTACGAGCGGGTCTCTACGGTGGCGATTGTTCCCGATTTTGAAGAACTCTGGTTAAGTCGGTTTTGGGGAATTCCCCTGCGCAAAATTCAGCAAAAAACTATTGTGGCCCTGAATGTGGGCGGTGGCCTAATCCCCACACTGCTGGCACTCTATCAATTTACCCGTGTGAGTCCCCTAGCGATTCTTTTGGTGACCTTGATCGTGGCTGTGGTGAGCTACTATTCTGCCCAAGTGGTACCTGGCATTGGGATTCAAATGAATGCTTTGGTTGCCCCCCTCACGGCAGCAATGACAGCCATTTTAATTTCTGGGGGCATAGCGGCAGCACCTATTGCCTTTGCCGGGGGCGTGTTGGGAACGCTGATTGGTGCGGATTTACTACACCTGCGGGAAATTGAGCGAATGTCGGCGGGGGTGCTCAGTATTGGTGGTGCGGGTGTCTTTGATGGCATTGCCTTATGTGGGTTATTTGCACTGCTATTAACTTAG
- a CDS encoding protein kinase domain-containing protein: MIILHLLDPWKRTPVRTWRFPIKTTIRIGRAADNDVILNDILVSRYHAELSCYRDPENLGRWFLKSLGAIGTFVDGRLVDESKLASGSLIQLGPTGPILEFHEQTFRRSAPTLGECTHAGNMPGNLFCIHCGQPLNVQRTVRNYHILRLLGQGGIGRTYLACEAHPPGGWTGKVPEVRVLKELRSEMADNEKAQELFEREARILQLLEHAGIPRFYDFFVENGKSYLVMELIHGIDLERWVLRNGPVLIPQALQWMIQTCGVLDYLHNQDPPVIHRDLKPSNLLVRSRDNQIVLIDFGAVKELGHSPTRVAVEGYSAPEQMMGKPTIQSDLFAVGATLAFLLLGDNPMRFYHHRQGYHRLDVSDRPEIPNPLKDVIHRATAPLLSERYPSAIALAKALRQTLAELSQESSKV, encoded by the coding sequence GTGATTATCCTGCACCTGTTGGACCCTTGGAAACGCACTCCGGTTAGAACCTGGCGTTTTCCCATAAAAACAACCATCCGCATTGGTCGCGCTGCCGACAATGATGTGATTCTCAACGATATTCTGGTTAGCCGCTATCACGCGGAACTCTCGTGCTACCGGGATCCAGAGAATCTCGGTCGTTGGTTTCTCAAAAGTTTGGGGGCGATCGGTACGTTTGTCGATGGTCGCCTTGTTGATGAGAGCAAACTTGCCAGTGGCAGCCTCATCCAGCTAGGACCCACAGGCCCGATTCTGGAATTCCATGAGCAAACCTTTCGCCGCAGTGCCCCCACTCTTGGTGAGTGTACCCATGCCGGTAATATGCCCGGGAATCTGTTTTGCATTCACTGCGGTCAACCCCTCAATGTGCAGCGCACCGTACGCAACTATCACATCCTGCGCCTTTTAGGCCAAGGTGGGATTGGCAGGACCTACTTGGCCTGTGAAGCTCACCCCCCTGGGGGATGGACTGGCAAGGTTCCAGAGGTGCGGGTTCTCAAGGAACTGCGGTCTGAGATGGCGGATAATGAGAAGGCGCAGGAACTTTTTGAACGGGAAGCTCGTATCCTGCAACTCCTTGAGCATGCAGGGATTCCCCGCTTTTATGATTTTTTTGTGGAAAATGGGAAAAGCTATTTGGTCATGGAACTCATTCATGGTATTGACCTAGAGCGCTGGGTACTGCGCAATGGCCCGGTGCTGATTCCTCAGGCGCTGCAGTGGATGATTCAAACCTGTGGTGTCTTAGACTACTTGCACAATCAGGATCCACCAGTGATTCACCGTGACTTGAAACCTAGTAACCTGTTGGTACGATCGCGGGATAACCAAATTGTTTTGATTGACTTTGGGGCGGTCAAAGAACTGGGGCATTCCCCCACCCGCGTTGCTGTGGAGGGCTACAGCGCCCCGGAACAGATGATGGGCAAACCCACCATTCAGTCCGATCTGTTTGCAGTGGGCGCAACCTTAGCCTTTCTACTTTTGGGAGATAATCCAATGCGCTTCTATCATCACCGTCAGGGCTACCATCGGCTTGATGTATCGGATCGCCCAGAAATTCCCAATCCTTTGAAGGACGTGATCCACCGCGCCACCGCACCTTTGCTATCTGAGCGCTATCCTTCTGCTATTGCTTTGGCCAAAGCACTTAGGCAGACCCTGGCAGAACTCTCCCAAGAATCGTCCAAAGTTTGA
- a CDS encoding DNA polymerase III subunit gamma/tau gives MTYEPLHHKYRPQRFADLVGQGAIATTLTQALLKERIAPAYLFCGPRGTGKTSSARILAKSLNCLKSRKPTPDPCGQCEVCRQVANGTSLDVIEIDAASHTGVDNIRELIEKAQFAPVQCRYKVYVIDECHMLSVSAFNALLKTLEEPPPHVVFILATTDPQRVLPTIISRCQRFDFRRIPLGEMVAHLQDIADKEQIDIEPEALTLVAQLAQGGLRDAESLLDQLSLYPERITVEHVWQLAGAVPEQDLRQLLGAIARRDAVAVLEQTRQLLERGRDPLTILQNLASLYRDLLLAKTVPQRQDLVALTAETWQALIALAEAWSVEEILHAQQHLRTCESQIKQSNQPRLWLEISILGLMTERVPQPPPATVMPAASPQPTTGAPPRIKPEVAVAAKPAEPLPQNSELSVKHLQIKETAAAAPEPAASPEPVANPVANPEQVWQQALQVLQQMQMSTYALLSQHGHLRHLDDREVQIGIVNQTLLNLTKNNQAKIEAAFSQVLGRRTKVALLRLRRCPTTPHLHPKPRSRRNPLSSSPSSQEKPHHPPAGEPTPVPPPPPLTTAADPVRESAEKLARFFNGVVIRLPDEGESPDTPIPEAAEEDELEF, from the coding sequence GTGACCTACGAACCCCTGCATCACAAATACCGCCCCCAACGCTTTGCAGACCTAGTGGGTCAGGGGGCGATCGCCACCACCCTCACCCAGGCTTTGCTCAAGGAGCGCATTGCACCCGCCTATCTCTTTTGCGGTCCCCGTGGCACAGGCAAAACCTCTAGTGCCCGTATTTTGGCAAAGTCTCTCAACTGCCTGAAGAGTCGGAAACCAACTCCTGACCCCTGTGGCCAGTGCGAAGTCTGTCGGCAGGTCGCTAATGGCACCAGTTTGGATGTCATTGAAATTGATGCAGCCAGCCACACTGGGGTGGATAATATCCGCGAACTGATTGAGAAGGCACAATTTGCCCCAGTGCAGTGTCGCTACAAGGTTTATGTGATTGACGAATGTCACATGCTGAGTGTGTCGGCCTTCAATGCCCTCCTCAAAACCCTAGAGGAGCCGCCGCCCCATGTGGTCTTCATCCTAGCGACAACGGATCCACAGCGGGTGCTGCCCACCATTATTTCCCGCTGCCAGCGCTTTGATTTTCGGCGGATTCCCCTAGGGGAGATGGTTGCCCACCTTCAGGACATTGCTGATAAAGAGCAAATTGATATTGAGCCTGAAGCCTTGACCCTTGTGGCCCAATTAGCCCAAGGGGGACTGCGGGATGCTGAAAGCTTGCTGGATCAGTTGAGCTTATATCCTGAACGGATCACGGTAGAACACGTATGGCAACTGGCCGGAGCGGTGCCAGAACAAGATTTGCGGCAATTGTTGGGGGCGATCGCCCGTCGGGATGCAGTGGCAGTTCTCGAGCAGACCCGCCAATTACTGGAGCGGGGTCGCGATCCGCTGACAATTCTGCAAAATCTGGCCAGTCTCTATCGTGATTTGCTCTTGGCAAAAACTGTCCCTCAACGGCAGGACTTGGTAGCCCTCACCGCAGAAACTTGGCAGGCCTTGATTGCCCTTGCTGAGGCATGGTCAGTTGAGGAGATTCTGCACGCCCAACAACATCTGCGCACCTGTGAAAGCCAAATCAAACAGAGCAATCAACCCCGCCTCTGGCTGGAAATTAGCATTTTAGGACTGATGACAGAGAGGGTTCCCCAACCGCCCCCAGCTACGGTCATGCCTGCTGCCAGTCCACAACCGACCACTGGGGCGCCGCCTAGGATTAAACCCGAAGTTGCTGTTGCCGCCAAGCCCGCAGAACCCCTCCCTCAGAACTCGGAATTGTCAGTTAAACACCTGCAAATTAAAGAAACCGCTGCTGCGGCACCTGAACCAGCGGCATCTCCTGAACCCGTAGCCAATCCCGTAGCCAATCCCGAACAGGTGTGGCAACAGGCACTACAGGTCTTGCAGCAGATGCAAATGAGTACCTATGCGCTGCTTTCACAACATGGTCACCTACGGCACTTGGACGATCGCGAGGTACAGATTGGTATTGTCAACCAAACTCTGTTAAATCTGACGAAAAATAACCAAGCCAAAATTGAAGCTGCCTTTTCCCAAGTTCTAGGCCGCCGCACCAAAGTTGCACTCTTGAGGTTGCGCCGCTGCCCCACAACACCACACCTGCACCCGAAGCCAAGGAGCCGCCGCAATCCTCTGTCGTCATCCCCCAGCAGCCAAGAGAAGCCCCACCACCCCCCCGCTGGAGAGCCAACCCCTGTTCCACCCCCACCACCCCTCACCACCGCTGCCGATCCTGTGCGTGAATCTGCCGAAAAACTGGCACGATTCTTTAACGGTGTGGTTATTCGCCTACCCGATGAGGGCGAAAGTCCGGACACCCCAATTCCTGAAGCTGCTGAAGAGGATGAGCTGGAGTTTTAA
- a CDS encoding phosphate-starvation-inducible PsiE family protein: MRGWLRSLIGLGQQVVMLLQDNQRFLHLLSQIEGIATRVLAIGMLLVVIVAIVDLGRILTVELLSPPVGQFSLELVKIFGLFLNVLVALEILENITAYLKTHVSSQIVELVIVTSLIAIARKIIILDISQPETVAKLLGLAIAILALSASYWIVRRLNYRRRP; encoded by the coding sequence ATGCGAGGCTGGTTGCGGTCTTTAATTGGCCTTGGGCAACAGGTCGTCATGCTGCTGCAGGACAATCAGCGATTTTTGCACCTTCTCAGCCAGATTGAAGGCATAGCAACGCGGGTGCTGGCGATCGGGATGCTGCTGGTGGTCATCGTCGCCATTGTTGATTTGGGGCGGATTTTGACCGTAGAGCTACTCTCACCCCCCGTGGGGCAGTTTAGCTTGGAACTGGTGAAAATCTTTGGCCTCTTTCTCAATGTTCTGGTGGCATTGGAAATTCTCGAAAACATCACGGCCTACCTGAAAACCCATGTCTCCTCCCAGATTGTTGAGCTGGTGATTGTTACCTCCCTGATTGCCATTGCCCGTAAAATCATCATTCTGGATATTAGCCAACCAGAAACGGTGGCAAAGCTCCTGGGGCTGGCGATCGCCATCTTGGCCTTGTCTGCCAGTTACTGGATTGTGCGTCGTCTAAACTATCGGCGGCGTCCCTGA
- a CDS encoding phospholipid carrier-dependent glycosyltransferase yields the protein MRAGLLLLWLFALATRFWGLNRFPTLVFDEVYFARFGRHYLAGVPFFDAHPPLGKYLIALSIWLGGGFHPWGYRWLNALMGSLIPVAVAVLAYLLTRRSRLALLSGVFVALDGLFLVESRYALINIPLVLFGVVAQILWLWGLRHQGKARSLWLMAAAIAFGACGAVKWSGWGFLLGVGLFWIVQQRWPLAAEGQTTYRWWQMCLLLPLVAFVVYTLLWLPHLQFHPHQGLLDLHRQMFNFHRSVASTAHPYCSPWWSWPLLLRPMSYFFQRVQTLSEPVPVIGPPLPMADTPWVYAVYALFNPPLLWLGTLATLALLPLGLTTTAGRFVLLNYAANLLPWAVVTRCVFLYHYLPAALYSFMALALVWAASHHWGNWAHWARIAVLGAVVGGFLYWLPLYLGLPLTPQGFFRRMWLPSWI from the coding sequence ATGCGCGCAGGGCTACTGCTGCTCTGGCTCTTTGCCCTTGCTACCCGCTTTTGGGGGCTGAACCGCTTTCCCACCCTAGTGTTTGATGAGGTCTATTTTGCCCGCTTTGGCCGCCACTATCTTGCAGGTGTGCCTTTCTTTGATGCCCATCCCCCTCTGGGAAAATACCTGATTGCCCTGAGCATCTGGCTGGGGGGCGGCTTTCACCCTTGGGGCTATCGCTGGTTGAATGCACTAATGGGATCACTGATTCCCGTGGCCGTGGCGGTGTTGGCCTATCTCCTGACGCGGCGATCGCGCCTGGCGCTGTTATCGGGAGTTTTCGTTGCCCTCGATGGCCTCTTTTTGGTGGAATCCCGCTATGCCCTCATCAACATCCCCCTTGTCCTTTTTGGCGTGGTGGCACAGATTCTGTGGCTGTGGGGGTTGCGCCACCAGGGAAAGGCGCGATCGCTCTGGCTGATGGCCGCAGCTATTGCCTTTGGGGCCTGTGGGGCTGTCAAGTGGAGTGGCTGGGGATTCCTGCTGGGGGTGGGGCTTTTCTGGATTGTGCAGCAGAGGTGGCCCCTGGCTGCTGAGGGGCAGACGACCTACCGGTGGTGGCAGATGTGCCTGCTTCTACCCCTGGTCGCCTTTGTGGTTTATACCCTGCTCTGGCTGCCCCATCTCCAGTTTCATCCCCACCAGGGCCTGCTTGACCTCCATCGCCAAATGTTTAACTTTCACCGCAGTGTTGCCAGTACCGCCCATCCCTACTGCTCCCCGTGGTGGTCTTGGCCGCTGTTGCTGCGCCCCATGAGCTACTTTTTTCAGCGAGTGCAAACCCTCAGCGAACCCGTGCCCGTCATTGGCCCGCCCCTACCCATGGCAGATACGCCGTGGGTTTATGCCGTTTATGCCCTCTTCAATCCCCCCCTGCTATGGCTAGGTACCCTAGCCACCCTTGCACTTTTACCCCTTGGGCTGACCACAACGGCAGGCCGTTTTGTGCTCTTAAACTATGCTGCCAATCTCTTACCGTGGGCAGTTGTAACCCGCTGTGTCTTTCTTTATCACTACCTCCCCGCTGCCCTCTACAGCTTTATGGCTTTGGCCTTGGTCTGGGCAGCCAGCCACCACTGGGGAAATTGGGCACACTGGGCACGTATTGCTGTGTTAGGGGCGGTAGTCGGGGGATTCCTCTACTGGCTTCCCCTCTACTTAGGACTGCCCTTGACGCCTCAAGGCTTTTTCAGGCGGATGTGGTTACCGTCTTGGATTTAG
- a CDS encoding serine/threonine-protein kinase, whose amino-acid sequence MLAYCTRPHCPRPQNALPELDQPNQSYSRIRDRFCITCGMPLILRGRYVAERVLGRGGFGAAYLARDLDTPGWRYCVIKQFLPNVSDPRSLQKAQELFEREAKVLEELGQHAQIPDLLAFFREEVPSFNGSGEESYFYLVQEFIDGETLEDELAQQGCFSEEQVRQVLRELLPVLQYVHERGSIHRDIKLSNIMRQHPSKTKFPGQGRLYLLDFGAVKQVSQTSIQSRSTGIYTAHYAPPEQIRGERVFPNSDLYALAVTCIVLLTGKDPEELFDAYNNRWNWHSYVPSVSQQLQHILDRMLQSAPSDRYQSAAEVLADLNASPTPAPAPPPSPQSVTPLPSPQPVTAPRPPSQVSSLPSPSAPIPSPKGAPPAKARPPRRPPPPLPAFKILMGAGFTGFEMAALGVMVSSLMTSWQLPLGVSAGVIGGVFALLVFMQLKGWIEHWEQLIIATLSGAALFFFPSLQAGLGGLTALLMCGLVGLGCVVVGNIFLLIYNVLAQFL is encoded by the coding sequence ATGTTGGCTTATTGTACTCGTCCCCATTGCCCGCGTCCGCAAAACGCTCTTCCCGAATTGGATCAACCTAACCAGAGCTACAGTCGCATTCGTGACCGATTTTGCATCACCTGTGGCATGCCCCTCATTTTGCGGGGTCGCTATGTGGCAGAGCGGGTCTTGGGGCGGGGGGGCTTTGGGGCTGCCTACTTAGCACGGGATTTGGATACGCCAGGGTGGCGATACTGTGTTATTAAACAATTTTTGCCCAACGTCTCAGACCCCCGCAGCTTGCAAAAGGCTCAAGAACTCTTTGAGCGGGAAGCAAAAGTTCTCGAAGAACTGGGTCAACATGCTCAAATTCCTGATTTACTGGCGTTTTTTCGCGAGGAAGTCCCCAGCTTTAACGGCTCCGGTGAAGAAAGCTACTTTTACTTGGTTCAGGAGTTTATTGATGGCGAAACCCTAGAAGACGAGTTGGCCCAGCAGGGCTGCTTTAGCGAAGAGCAGGTACGACAAGTGCTGCGGGAGCTGCTGCCTGTCCTGCAATATGTCCATGAGCGCGGTTCTATTCACCGCGATATTAAGCTCTCGAATATCATGCGCCAGCACCCCAGTAAAACCAAGTTTCCCGGCCAAGGGCGGCTCTACTTGCTGGATTTTGGGGCGGTGAAACAAGTTTCCCAAACGTCTATCCAAAGCCGCAGTACCGGTATTTATACCGCTCACTATGCGCCTCCAGAACAGATACGCGGTGAACGGGTCTTTCCTAACTCAGATCTCTATGCTTTGGCGGTCACTTGTATTGTGCTGCTGACGGGCAAAGACCCCGAAGAGCTATTTGATGCCTATAACAACCGCTGGAATTGGCACTCCTATGTTCCCTCTGTCAGTCAGCAGCTCCAGCACATTCTAGACCGCATGTTGCAGTCGGCGCCGAGCGATCGCTACCAATCGGCGGCAGAGGTCTTAGCAGACTTAAATGCTTCGCCTACCCCCGCCCCAGCACCCCCCCCCTCGCCACAATCAGTAACACCGCTCCCCTCGCCACAGCCAGTGACGGCGCCCCGCCCGCCCTCCCAAGTGAGCTCACTACCGTCACCTTCGGCGCCGATACCGTCCCCCAAAGGGGCACCCCCTGCAAAGGCGAGACCACCGCGGCGGCCTCCTCCACCCTTACCCGCCTTCAAAATTCTCATGGGGGCGGGCTTTACAGGCTTTGAAATGGCGGCGTTGGGGGTGATGGTTTCCAGCTTAATGACCAGTTGGCAATTACCCCTTGGGGTCAGTGCTGGTGTGATTGGGGGGGTGTTTGCCCTCTTGGTATTTATGCAGCTCAAAGGCTGGATTGAACACTGGGAACAATTGATCATTGCGACATTGTCAGGGGCGGCTCTTTTCTTTTTTCCTTCCTTGCAGGCGGGATTGGGGGGACTGACGGCCCTGCTCATGTGTGGTTTAGTCGGCTTAGGTTGCGTTGTTGTCGGTAACATCTTTTTGTTGATTTACAACGTTTTGGCGCAGTTCTTGTAG
- a CDS encoding prephenate/arogenate dehydrogenase produces MRIGIVGLGLIGGSLGIDLRARGHYVVGLSRRPETCERAIARGAIDWGGTEPQILRALDLVFLCPPIGSILPVALEIIPYLSPETVLTDVGSVKGEIVPALEKLWPRYVGGHPMAGTAESGIEAAQAHLFENAPYVLTPTLHTQSAAIDCVAGVVNDLGAKLLYATPSDHDRAVAWISHLPVLVSAALILANAQEANEPIRTLAQQLASSGFRDTSRVGGGNPELGRMMAEYNRAALRHCLIHYRATLDDLIRQVEQQDWERLQTTLEQAKAYREQVYPSGTPPIV; encoded by the coding sequence CTGCGCATTGGCATTGTCGGATTGGGACTGATTGGTGGGTCGCTGGGCATTGATCTGCGGGCCAGGGGGCACTATGTGGTGGGGCTGAGTCGGCGCCCTGAAACCTGCGAGCGGGCGATCGCCAGGGGAGCCATTGACTGGGGCGGTACGGAGCCGCAAATTTTGCGTGCCCTTGATCTGGTGTTTCTCTGCCCCCCCATCGGCAGCATCCTTCCTGTCGCACTTGAGATCATCCCCTATCTCAGTCCGGAAACCGTGCTGACGGATGTGGGATCCGTCAAGGGAGAGATCGTCCCCGCCCTCGAAAAACTCTGGCCACGTTATGTCGGTGGTCACCCGATGGCCGGTACGGCAGAATCCGGCATTGAAGCGGCCCAGGCCCATCTCTTTGAGAATGCTCCCTATGTTCTCACCCCCACCCTGCACACCCAAAGTGCTGCCATTGACTGTGTCGCTGGCGTGGTCAATGATCTCGGGGCAAAGCTGCTCTATGCCACCCCATCGGATCACGATCGCGCCGTTGCTTGGATATCCCACCTCCCCGTACTGGTGAGTGCAGCCCTGATTCTTGCTAATGCCCAAGAAGCCAATGAGCCAATTCGGACGCTTGCCCAGCAGTTGGCTAGCTCTGGCTTTCGCGATACCAGCCGCGTTGGGGGTGGTAACCCAGAGTTGGGACGGATGATGGCGGAATATAACCGCGCCGCCCTGCGCCACTGCCTGATTCACTACCGTGCCACCCTTGATGATCTGATTCGCCAAGTGGAGCAGCAGGACTGGGAGCGCCTGCAAACAACCTTGGAGCAGGCCAAAGCTTACCGTGAGCAGGTCTATCCCTCAGGGACGCCGCCGATAGTTTAG
- a CDS encoding MBL fold metallo-hydrolase → MQLMWLESNTWLWKLGSTRVLVDPWLVGPLTFGNTPWLFQAERSRPCAMPSDVDIILLSQGLPDHCHEPTLRACDRALPVIASPSAANVAQSLGFETVISLSPHQTHTYRDLVIQATQGASIGPTQQENGYILRWGTQSLYYEPHGCHDPWLRSYGKVDVVITPLLDVCLPLVGAILKGGKTALTLGQWLQPKVMITTAGNGTLRLQGWLPRLLSVQGTLEELQGSFQRLGLSTRLVEPVAYTPLVLLAEA, encoded by the coding sequence ATGCAGTTAATGTGGCTGGAGAGCAATACGTGGTTGTGGAAGCTGGGTTCTACAAGGGTTCTGGTTGATCCGTGGTTGGTGGGCCCGCTCACCTTTGGCAATACCCCCTGGCTATTTCAGGCGGAGCGATCGCGCCCCTGTGCCATGCCGAGCGATGTGGATATCATTTTGCTCTCCCAAGGACTACCGGATCACTGCCATGAGCCTACCCTCCGTGCCTGCGATCGCGCCCTACCAGTCATTGCCTCCCCCAGTGCCGCCAACGTTGCCCAGAGTCTTGGCTTTGAAACGGTGATTTCCCTTAGCCCCCACCAAACCCATACCTACCGCGATCTGGTCATCCAAGCCACCCAGGGTGCCAGTATCGGCCCCACGCAACAGGAAAATGGGTACATTCTGCGCTGGGGTACTCAAAGTCTCTACTATGAACCCCATGGCTGTCATGATCCGTGGCTGCGCAGCTATGGCAAGGTGGATGTGGTGATTACCCCCCTATTGGATGTGTGTTTACCCCTGGTGGGGGCGATTCTCAAGGGGGGCAAAACGGCCTTGACCCTGGGGCAATGGCTACAACCGAAGGTCATGATCACGACAGCGGGCAATGGCACCCTCCGCCTTCAGGGATGGCTACCGCGACTACTCTCGGTTCAAGGAACCCTTGAGGAATTGCAAGGGTCGTTTCAGCGGCTTGGACTCAGCACGCGTTTGGTGGAACCAGTGGCCTACACTCCCCTTGTTCTGCTGGCTGAGGCATAG
- a CDS encoding TM2 domain-containing protein yields the protein MTSNSDISGKKLAAGICGILLGALGIDKFVLGYNTEGLIMLLLSLLTCGLAAPVMGIIGLIEGIMYLSKSDQEFYNTYIAAKKGWF from the coding sequence ATGACTTCAAATTCCGACATCTCAGGGAAAAAACTTGCCGCTGGCATCTGTGGTATCCTCTTGGGTGCCCTTGGCATTGACAAATTTGTCCTTGGTTACAACACCGAGGGCTTGATCATGTTGCTGCTAAGCTTGTTGACCTGCGGCTTGGCCGCCCCGGTCATGGGTATTATTGGCTTAATTGAGGGAATTATGTACCTCAGCAAAAGTGACCAGGAGTTTTACAATACCTACATCGCTGCTAAAAAGGGGTGGTTCTAA
- the ndhN gene encoding photosynthetic/respiratory NAD(P)H-quinone oxidoreductase subunit N: MGLLAGYQFVKDLESAGALALFVPPEGGFEGRYQRRLRSKGYTTLPMSAPGLGDLAAYLTQEHGIRPAHTGKEDIRVYFQPPLVTYHLENLPPNAKGLVLWLIDGKRLSRQEFAYLAQLTQTLPKFKVVVEVGGDRVVRWEPLADWVAAA; encoded by the coding sequence ATGGGTCTGCTGGCTGGCTATCAATTTGTCAAAGATTTAGAATCCGCTGGGGCATTGGCACTCTTTGTTCCCCCAGAGGGCGGTTTTGAGGGTCGCTATCAACGGCGACTGCGTTCCAAGGGCTATACCACTTTGCCCATGAGCGCACCGGGCTTGGGGGATTTAGCAGCCTACCTGACCCAAGAGCACGGAATTCGTCCGGCTCACACGGGCAAAGAAGACATTCGCGTTTATTTTCAGCCGCCCTTAGTGACGTACCATTTGGAAAACCTACCCCCCAATGCTAAGGGACTGGTGCTCTGGCTGATTGATGGTAAGCGGCTCTCAAGGCAAGAATTTGCCTACTTGGCACAGTTGACCCAAACCCTACCGAAGTTCAAAGTCGTGGTGGAAGTGGGGGGCGATCGCGTTGTGCGCTGGGAACCCCTTGCGGATTGGGTTGCTGCTGCCTAG
- a CDS encoding HhoA/HhoB/HtrA family serine endopeptidase: MMKRLAHLLEQTLKFCLGLTLVWYLNSNTPVWAAAAHHSFVAAAVERVGDAVVRIDTERTIVHTPDPLLSDPFFRQFFPGLALPPQEDRLRGQGSGFIIDPSGIVMTNAHVVSQADTVTVRLKDGRVFEGEVRGVDEVSDLAIVKLKGVTEPLPTAPLGDSSEVKVGDWAIAVGNPLGLDNTVTLGIVSTLHRSSAQVGIPDKRLDFIQTDAAINPGNSGGPLLNEAGEVIGINTAIRADAMGIGFAIPINKAKALQARLIRGEKIQHAYIGIQMTTFTPAMAKENNANPNSPVILPEVNGVLVLQVLPNTPAAKAGLRWGDVITAVDGEPITSAEQLQTIVDSASVGQVLNLTIQRGDRAQRIAVRTAALQGAA; the protein is encoded by the coding sequence ATGATGAAACGCCTTGCCCATTTACTTGAGCAGACTCTCAAATTCTGCCTTGGCCTTACCCTGGTTTGGTATCTGAATAGCAATACACCGGTCTGGGCCGCCGCAGCTCACCATAGTTTTGTCGCAGCTGCAGTAGAGCGGGTTGGCGATGCGGTTGTTCGCATTGATACTGAACGCACAATTGTGCACACCCCCGATCCCCTCTTGAGTGATCCCTTCTTTCGCCAATTTTTCCCCGGTTTAGCCTTGCCCCCCCAAGAGGATCGGCTGCGGGGTCAAGGGTCAGGGTTCATCATTGATCCTAGTGGCATTGTCATGACCAACGCCCATGTGGTGAGTCAAGCCGATACGGTGACAGTGCGCCTCAAGGATGGCCGAGTCTTTGAGGGGGAAGTGCGCGGCGTGGATGAGGTGTCTGATCTAGCGATTGTCAAACTCAAAGGGGTCACCGAACCATTGCCCACGGCGCCCCTTGGTGATTCCAGTGAGGTGAAAGTGGGGGATTGGGCGATCGCTGTCGGCAATCCCCTTGGCCTTGATAACACGGTAACATTGGGGATTGTTAGTACACTCCACCGCTCCAGCGCTCAAGTGGGTATCCCCGATAAGCGCCTTGATTTTATTCAAACGGATGCGGCCATCAACCCCGGCAACTCGGGGGGACCTTTGCTCAATGAAGCGGGGGAAGTAATTGGCATTAATACCGCCATTCGTGCCGATGCCATGGGGATTGGCTTCGCCATTCCCATCAACAAAGCCAAAGCCCTGCAAGCCCGCCTGATTCGGGGTGAGAAAATTCAACACGCCTACATTGGCATTCAAATGACCACCTTTACGCCGGCAATGGCTAAGGAAAACAATGCTAACCCCAACTCACCGGTGATTCTGCCGGAAGTCAATGGCGTTCTTGTTCTACAGGTGTTGCCCAATACGCCTGCGGCCAAAGCCGGTCTGCGCTGGGGGGATGTGATTACGGCAGTAGATGGGGAACCCATTACCAGTGCCGAGCAGTTGCAGACTATTGTGGATAGTGCCAGTGTTGGGCAAGTGTTGAATCTCACGATTCAGCGGGGCGATCGCGCCCAACGGATTGCAGTGCGGACAGCGGCGTTGCAGGGAGCGGCCTAG